A region of the Drosophila ananassae strain 14024-0371.13 chromosome XL, ASM1763931v2, whole genome shotgun sequence genome:
gagagccgcTTACTTTCTGTCCGGAAACTTGCGATTACGGGAACTGGATCCATTGTCCCGGCGAGAGAACTCTCCCATTTGATTCTGTTTGAAGGATGAAGGATATGTGGGATTAGTTGTCCTGACACTCGGCTATCCTGCCACTCACCCTTGAACCAGCACCTCCTTTGACACTGTGACCCAGAAGCGAGTGAGTCTCATCCGCATATATCCTGCAAGGACATCTCTTACAGAAGGGATCTATCGTTTAAGGATCTAGAACTCACCTGCCCTCCGTTGAAGTTTCGGGATCGAGGAGCGGCAACATATCCTCGCCATGCTCCGCCGATGGCAGGGACTCGCTGCCCGTACCGGTCCCAGTACCTGTCCCAGTACTGGTGTCTCCTGCCCCGGCCGTGGTGGTCGACGACTCGTCCCGCTCCGCCTCGTGGCACTCGCACTGGCAGTCCTCCGGCTTCACGTAGTTGTAGTGCAGCTTGTCACCTCCTCCGTCCGGCCCCTGTTTTGATTGCTGctggtgatggtggtggtggtggtgatggtgtCCGGAACCGGGTCGATGGCCGCTGCCGCAGGCCGAGGAGGAGCTGGTGGTGGTCACCGCAGTGCCCCCAGAggcagccccagccccagccccagccagTGACTCCTTGGGCAGGGCCGTGATCCGTTTGGCGGGCTTTCGCTTCTCCGGAATGTTCTCGAAATCGATCCAGTGCCCGGAGAGCTTCCGCTGGGTGGATGCCTTCGGCTTGGGCTCCTCCAGAGTGGCGCCCGCCTGGGGCGGTGGCGTCACCACCGGGAGCAGCTGCTTGGCGGAGTCCTTGCGCTCCAGATTGTTGTTCGCCCGGAGGCCCTCCTCCGCAAACTCGAACCAGGACTTGCCGCTGGCGTTGGAGGTTCGTCGTGGTGACTTGGAGCTCTGGATGCGCTCCTTGCCGGCGGACTCCTTGCGTGGCAGGCTGATGCGGAGCTTCTCCCCGCGCACAGGTGCTCCTCCAGTGCCTCCTGCTTCCGATCCTCCCAGAGCTGAGCCTCCTCCTGTGGATAACATGGTGGGATCTATGCTGGAAAGATAGCCTGCGACGTTATCCTGCGGCACTGGGATGCCGGTGCAGTACTCCTCGATGTGCGACGGATTCAGGGGAGTGGTGGACCGTGGCCTGTCCACCGGGCAGGTCTTCAGCTCCATGTTGGCGCGCTCCCTCATGGGGATAAGTGGCACTCCCTGGGCCCGCTCCTCGGGCAGGGTGGTCGGGATGTAGGGCAGCTCGTCGTCGAAGGACTCCTGCGAGACCAGCCCGGTGCTCTCGTGCTCCTCGATGACGCACACGTTGCGCGGgaagtggtggtggtggtgccgcTTGGCTGCCTCGTCTCCCGCCGGCACCGCCGTCGTCACGGATGAGCTGCCGGCCATGTCCGAGTCCCGTTCGCTCTCCGACGACTCCACCGGCTCGTGGTCGTCCGTTGACTGGGAGTTACGGCGTTCCGCCGGCGGGGACACCAACGCCGATGCCATGGCCTGGGAAGCTGGCGGCAACGGGGCGTGGCAGGGCACTGAGgaggggggcgtggcagctCCCGTAGTGGTTGTTGGTGTGGTGGAGGTAGTGGCCTTGGAAGTGGATGGAGCCGGGGGCTGGGTGGCTGCTGGGATGGGCGTGGTGGGCGTGGCTCCGCCCGAACTCTGACTTGTTTCTCCTGGAAAGGATACAGGATGAAGGACATTGGGGTGCTGGAAGGATATACGAATGACTTACGTCTTGATTCCGTGATGCTCTGTCGCTTGGGCTTCCTGGGAATGGCGGCAGTGGTGGCCTGGCCAGGTGGCACCTCCGCCTCCGCGGGCAGGTTGTTGTCCTGCAGCTTGAGCCGCACATTGAAGTTCTCCAGATACCGCGAGTGCCGGACGTCCGCGGCGGGCGCCTCGTCCCCGGACGATGGCTTCTGCTTGGAGCGCATCACCACGCTCTCCCGGCCGCCGGCCGTCTTGGCATCCGGTTCGTCCTCGGAGGAGGAGCACACCCCGCGgggtggcggtggtggtggtatgGAAGGTTCTATTCTCCGGATGACGGTGCCCTGGCGCTGGAGGCCATCAGGACCGACTGGTCCGCCCACTGTCGCCTCCGAGGTGCTGGAGTGCTGCTCCACCTGCTCGGACAGCTGGCTGGACTGGCTCTCCGTCTTCGAGATGCTGAACTGGGTGGAGAAGAGCTGCTCCTGGCTGCCGGAGCCCAGTCGTGTGGCGAACAGGAGGCGGCGTCGCTCCTTGGCGGCCGCTGTCTCCACGTCCGGATGCGGAGCATTCACGGTGGCCACCGTGTGGACCAGTTTCGGCTCACAGGCGCTCTGCGTGGACTCCACGGAGGGCAGTCGCTGGATCTCCGCCTGCTGCTCCCGCTGCTGGGCGAGATTCGCCGCCCGGGCACTGACCACCGAGCCCACGGAATCGGCCGTGGTCTCCTGCGAGTCCTGGGAGCTGTGCCGCTGCACTTCCAGGCTCCAGTTGGCCCCCCCAGTCCCGGTCTGGTCGTTGGACGGCGGCATCGGCGGCTCGTCCTGGCTGGGCAGCGACTGTATGGCGTCCAGATCCGGGCGCTGGGCCACCTTCTTGTGGGCCACCGGGCGGagggcggcggcagcggcggccaGTTGGCTGGCCGTGATGTGGGTGCCCGGAGGGGCGGTGGCCACGGCGGACGAGGGCAGGACACGGTGGGAGGGCAGAGGCGAGGGATCCACGGAGGCCTGGGCGGCGCTGGCCAGCTGCTGGATGCCCTGGAGCAGGGTGCGGGCCTCTCGCTCCTCCGGAGGCGTGTGCAGCGGGATGTGGATGTAGCCCTCCACCGGCTCGTCGTAGTACCGGAGTCTGGAGCCCGGCCGGGAGGGAGGCCGGCTGCGATTCTCCGATCCGGAGGAGCCCGGCGCCGggggcggtggtggtggcgccGGCTCCACGCTTGACTCCACCGGCGAGGAGCTCTTGCTGCTCTGACTGCCCCGCTTCCCGGGCTTGAAGATGGCCAGCACGGACTTCTGCTTGCTGGGCGTCACATTCTGGGAGCCACCGCCTGCTCCGCCTCCACTCCCGCCCAGTCCTCCTGATGCCGTCGAGGGTCTGTCTTTGCTTTTGCTTCGCGACCGAGCGGTCTCGCGGGGTGAGTCCGGAGAGTCCTTGCCCAGCCGGAACAGGGAGCTGAAGGAGCTCTTCCGGGACACGGAGGCTCCTCCGCCTCCAGGGCCAGTGGCCGGGGAGGGGGAGCGGCTGGTGAAGCGCTTGCCCGTCTTGGGACTCGCCGTCGGGGTCAGGTGCATCTCCTCGATGacggaggcggcggcggcaccCCCTCCGCCGCCCTGTAAGCTCAGGGAGGCGGGCTTGGAGTAGACCGGAGCCAGTTGGTTGGGCGCCTCCACGACCCGTTCGTTGGCGGCGATGCCCTTGTCGCTGTACATGTGATCCGGACGCAGGTTGATCCGGATGTACTCCGTGCCGCTGGCGGTCTTGCCCACCACCATCTGGCCGGGGCTCTTGGTGCTCCTCCTTTGGGCGCCAATGGTGGGCTTGCCGGCGGACTTCGACTCCCGCTCCCCGTTGGCCAGCGAGGCGGCCTGCCGGCTGCGACGCGACGTGGAGGAGCTGGGGGCGGAGCTGTGCAGCTGGGCCGGTGGCAGGACCTTAATGCCCTCGGCCAGGACCGCCTGTGTGGGATCGTGTTTCCGCGCCAGGAGCAGTTGCTCCAGCAACGCCGCATTGGCCGCCACTGTGCCCGTCCCGGGGACACACTCGCCCTGGCTGTGGGCCGAGGTGGCCGCCGTGGAGGCGCTACTGCCCCCGCTGGCCCCAGCCCCGCCGGCTGCTCCGGCCAGTTCCACGGGCTTGGGGCCGCAGAAGGAGGTCTCGAGGAGCATGCGATGCGGCGAGGGGGAGCGGGAGACGCCGGAGACGGCCGACAGGCGACTGACGGCAGATCCCTGGCTGCCGACACTGGAGATGCGACTGGTGCGGCCGGAGATGCAGAGGAGGGCGGCCACCTCCGAGCTGGCCGAGTCCTTGCGCTGGTGCTGCTGCAGGTAGCTCTGGTGGTCGTCGAACTTGAAGATGTGCGGTGAGGAGCGCTTGGCCTGGAGAGCAGAACAAGGAGGGTTAAGGACTAGGAGGACTTTCGAAGGATTCTAAAGGGAAGGACTACAATAAATGACTATAGAAGATAGAAGGATATAGCTTGAAATccccttgaaaaaatagaCTATAAAGGGCTAGGAACAGGTCCATGTTCAGAGGACTCGCTGCCCATCAAGGACATGGAGATGAGGTTCAAAAAACAGTGAAAGGACAGGACATAGTAAGGGGGGGTAACCTATTTACAGAAAGGACACTTTTGGAATGGATCTTACCAATTAGACGCCCCACTTGCCACAATCAACACTGTCACGTGTCCCAATAATCAATTGCAGCTCCTGGCAATTAGCCCAAGgcttccttccttccttcctaCCAACCTTTTCGCGGAAGGTCCTTGCTTCAATTGATAAGTTTTGGGAGTGTCCTTATGGCCCAGCAGCTGACAAAGTAACTCATTTCTCTCGTGAAACTTTTCCCAGCCAACCAACCAACTTTTCCGCAAAACACAAACTTGGCCCAAAACAATTGCTCCTCGGAAACAGAATTTTTGCCAGGAACGAGTTGAGGTGGTTGGGTTGCCAGGTTGCcaggtggttgggtggttgggtggttggggATGGCTTTCTGCACACTTGTCAGCTGTCATTCAGTGCTCACCCGCACGATGAGTTTGGCCTTGACACCTCCCACCTCCCACCTCCCACCACCTGCCCACTACTATCTATGTGGTGCTCCTTTCAGCCCTCAACCTGCCACTGCCATCCTGCCATCCTGGCCTCCATCCACTTCCGTTCTACCCATTTCCGTTTTACCCATTTTCGTCCTTTCGTCCTGTTCCAGCGCTTCCGCTGCTGTTCCACTTCCCAGCCACTTGAATGCAATTTTGCATTATTAATTGAACTTGTGATGCGGTTActgttcctgttcctgttcctgttcctgtcTCCACCCATTCCCCATTCCCCCattgcatttttttgtgtCTCCTTTGATTCCATCAATGTTCCATCCAATGGCTCCAATATTGGCAACTAACCgataaaaatgaatttctCTTCCTTTCTCCGAGTGGGGATTCATCCTTAAGTTATCCTTATAATCCTTATTAAGTGATTAGAGTCATTATATTACTGGGTCAGACTGGGTCTCTTCTCTATAAGAAACTGGGTAGCCCTAGTCATGCTCTTCAATAGATGTCTCCGGAAGACCTCTCTCCAGATGATCTGTAGAAGCTCTGTCCTGAAAGACCTCTTGATCTCAAGGACTTCTCAAAGATTTAAGGATAAACCTCACAATCTAGTAATGTTTTATGGATCGTATAGCTATGGATCTATTACTCTATAGAGTAATCCTATAACTGAATCTTCAGTAGGTCTCAGAAACCATCTCTACCATACCATTCATGAGGAGTAAGAAACAAGTACTGGGTATGAATAGTTCCATTCTTATTCTTGTTAGTAGAACTGACATACCTAGAAGACCTCTACCTATCCCTTTCCCTAGAAGAATTCTACATCTCAAAGATTATACCCATTAAAATATTCTATAGAGATATCTGGAAAACCACAACATCCCTAGACCTTTCTAGATCTCTAGATCACCTGTAGAGGTTCCGTAGAAGAGCTCTATCTCTCATAAACTCTACTTATCAAAGGATTAATGTAGTATCGGGTATGAatagttttatatttatactttCTCTTCTATAGATATCCCTAAAAGACCTCTAGATAACCCGTAGATGACCTCTATCTCTCAGTAGAGTCTCTACCGTTTAAAGTATTAATGTAGTACCGGGTATGAATAGTTGTTCGTTCTCCTCTAGAGAGATCTCTAGAAGACCTCTAGACCTCTGGAATATATTTAGATGATCTGTAGAAGACCTCTATCTCCCAGAACCTCTATCCTTTTAGAGTATTAATGTTGAAGCCTAACTGGATCCTCCCAGCtcacctgctgctgctgctgctggatgcGTTCCTGCTCCTCCTTCTTCTGCTCGGCATCCATGAAGTACAGCTCTTCCGTGGAGCTGCGCAGCTCGAGGGCGCCCTCCTCCCGAAAGCCGAGACCGATTGTTTCCTGTAGGGTGCCAGTGCCGACCTTCAGAGCATTAGTTCCACATAACCACATAAACCAGCcagtacacacacacatcgagtatttcgttttttgtcaGAGCGatagtttca
Encoded here:
- the LOC6503607 gene encoding flocculation protein FLO11 isoform X3 — encoded protein: MMEQSLGKQTTTRPTTEMANRNRNIPNTTNVAATATATASTSSSSSSSMSMSSATCSATIVQAKQRPPPLKTATTTVTTTLVSSSEGGQPLPPSAHGGGAGSAAGGGGGTYRGTATLTTPSTPRIELSRASSSSHHEEDSRESSPENVFEQVGTGTLQETIGLGFREEGALELRSSTEELYFMDAEQKKEEQERIQQQQQQAKRSSPHIFKFDDHQSYLQQHQRKDSASSEVAALLCISGRTSRISSVGSQGSAVSRLSAVSGVSRSPSPHRMLLETSFCGPKPVELAGAAGGAGASGGSSASTAATSAHSQGECVPGTGTVAANAALLEQLLLARKHDPTQAVLAEGIKVLPPAQLHSSAPSSSTSRRSRQAASLANGERESKSAGKPTIGAQRRSTKSPGQMVVGKTASGTEYIRINLRPDHMYSDKGIAANERVVEAPNQLAPVYSKPASLSLQGGGGGAAAASVIEEMHLTPTASPKTGKRFTSRSPSPATGPGGGGASVSRKSSFSSLFRLGKDSPDSPRETARSRSKSKDRPSTASGGLGGSGGGAGGGSQNVTPSKQKSVLAIFKPGKRGSQSSKSSSPVESSVEPAPPPPPPAPGSSGSENRSRPPSRPGSRLRYYDEPVEGYIHIPLHTPPEEREARTLLQGIQQLASAAQASVDPSPLPSHRVLPSSAVATAPPGTHITASQLAAAAAALRPVAHKKVAQRPDLDAIQSLPSQDEPPMPPSNDQTGTGGANWSLEVQRHSSQDSQETTADSVGSVVSARAANLAQQREQQAEIQRLPSVESTQSACEPKLVHTVATVNAPHPDVETAAAKERRRLLFATRLGSGSQEQLFSTQFSISKTESQSSQLSEQVEQHSSTSEATVGGPVGPDGLQRQGTVIRRIEPSIPPPPPPRGVCSSSEDEPDAKTAGGRESVVMRSKQKPSSGDEAPAADVRHSRYLENFNVRLKLQDNNLPAEAEVPPGQATTAAIPRKPKRQSITESRRETSQSSGGATPTTPIPAATQPPAPSTSKATTSTTPTTTTGAATPPSSVPCHAPLPPASQAMASALVSPPAERRNSQSTDDHEPVESSESERDSDMAGSSSVTTAVPAGDEAAKRHHHHHFPRNVCVIEEHESTGLVSQESFDDELPYIPTTLPEERAQGVPLIPMRERANMELKTCPVDRPRSTTPLNPSHIEEYCTGIPVPQDNVAGYLSSIDPTMLSTGGGSALGGSEAGGTGGAPVRGEKLRISLPRKESAGKERIQSSKSPRRTSNASGKSWFEFAEEGLRANNNLERKDSAKQLLPVVTPPPQAGATLEEPKPKASTQRKLSGHWIDFENIPEKRKPAKRITALPKESLAGAGAGAASGGTAVTTTSSSSACGSGHRPGSGHHHHHHHHHQQQSKQGPDGGGDKLHYNYVKPEDCQCECHEAERDESSTTTAGAGDTSTGTGTGTGTGSESLPSAEHGEDMLPLLDPETSTEGRIYADETHSLLGHSVKGGAGSRNQMGEFSRRDNGSSSRNRKFPDRK
- the LOC6503607 gene encoding flocculation protein FLO11 isoform X1 is translated as MDARRQKRLGQAPIASFEKSFEDNATTNAQQQQQQQHHHQHQHHHGNPAAMMEQSLGKQTTTRPTTEMANRNRNIPNTTNVAATATATASTSSSSSSSMSMSSATCSATIVQAKQRPPPLKTATTTVTTTLVSSSEGGQPLPPSAHGGGAGSAAGGGGGTYRGTATLTTPSTPRIELSRASSSSHHEEDSRESSPENVFEQVGTGTLQETIGLGFREEGALELRSSTEELYFMDAEQKKEEQERIQQQQQQAKRSSPHIFKFDDHQSYLQQHQRKDSASSEVAALLCISGRTSRISSVGSQGSAVSRLSAVSGVSRSPSPHRMLLETSFCGPKPVELAGAAGGAGASGGSSASTAATSAHSQGECVPGTGTVAANAALLEQLLLARKHDPTQAVLAEGIKVLPPAQLHSSAPSSSTSRRSRQAASLANGERESKSAGKPTIGAQRRSTKSPGQMVVGKTASGTEYIRINLRPDHMYSDKGIAANERVVEAPNQLAPVYSKPASLSLQGGGGGAAAASVIEEMHLTPTASPKTGKRFTSRSPSPATGPGGGGASVSRKSSFSSLFRLGKDSPDSPRETARSRSKSKDRPSTASGGLGGSGGGAGGGSQNVTPSKQKSVLAIFKPGKRGSQSSKSSSPVESSVEPAPPPPPPAPGSSGSENRSRPPSRPGSRLRYYDEPVEGYIHIPLHTPPEEREARTLLQGIQQLASAAQASVDPSPLPSHRVLPSSAVATAPPGTHITASQLAAAAAALRPVAHKKVAQRPDLDAIQSLPSQDEPPMPPSNDQTGTGGANWSLEVQRHSSQDSQETTADSVGSVVSARAANLAQQREQQAEIQRLPSVESTQSACEPKLVHTVATVNAPHPDVETAAAKERRRLLFATRLGSGSQEQLFSTQFSISKTESQSSQLSEQVEQHSSTSEATVGGPVGPDGLQRQGTVIRRIEPSIPPPPPPRGVCSSSEDEPDAKTAGGRESVVMRSKQKPSSGDEAPAADVRHSRYLENFNVRLKLQDNNLPAEAEVPPGQATTAAIPRKPKRQSITESRRETSQSSGGATPTTPIPAATQPPAPSTSKATTSTTPTTTTGAATPPSSVPCHAPLPPASQAMASALVSPPAERRNSQSTDDHEPVESSESERDSDMAGSSSVTTAVPAGDEAAKRHHHHHFPRNVCVIEEHESTGLVSQESFDDELPYIPTTLPEERAQGVPLIPMRERANMELKTCPVDRPRSTTPLNPSHIEEYCTGIPVPQDNVAGYLSSIDPTMLSTGGGSALGGSEAGGTGGAPVRGEKLRISLPRKESAGKERIQSSKSPRRTSNASGKSWFEFAEEGLRANNNLERKDSAKQLLPVVTPPPQAGATLEEPKPKASTQRKLSGHWIDFENIPEKRKPAKRITALPKESLAGAGAGAASGGTAVTTTSSSSACGSGHRPGSGHHHHHHHHHQQQSKQGPDGGGDKLHYNYVKPEDCQCECHEAERDESSTTTAGAGDTSTGTGTGTGTGSESLPSAEHGEDMLPLLDPETSTEGRIYADETHSLLGHSVKGGAGSRNQMGEFSRRDNGSSSRNRKFPDRK
- the LOC6503607 gene encoding flocculation protein FLO11 isoform X2; amino-acid sequence: MDARRQKRLGQAPIASFEKSFEDNATTNAQQQQQQQHHHQHQHHHGNPAAMMEQSLGKQTTTRPTTEMANRNRNIPNTTNVAATATATASTSSSSSSSMSMSSATCSATIVQAKQRPPPLKTATTTVTTTLVSSSEGGQPLPPSAHGGGAGSAAGGGGGTYRGTATLTTPSTPRIELSRASSSSHHEEDSRESSPENVFEQETIGLGFREEGALELRSSTEELYFMDAEQKKEEQERIQQQQQQAKRSSPHIFKFDDHQSYLQQHQRKDSASSEVAALLCISGRTSRISSVGSQGSAVSRLSAVSGVSRSPSPHRMLLETSFCGPKPVELAGAAGGAGASGGSSASTAATSAHSQGECVPGTGTVAANAALLEQLLLARKHDPTQAVLAEGIKVLPPAQLHSSAPSSSTSRRSRQAASLANGERESKSAGKPTIGAQRRSTKSPGQMVVGKTASGTEYIRINLRPDHMYSDKGIAANERVVEAPNQLAPVYSKPASLSLQGGGGGAAAASVIEEMHLTPTASPKTGKRFTSRSPSPATGPGGGGASVSRKSSFSSLFRLGKDSPDSPRETARSRSKSKDRPSTASGGLGGSGGGAGGGSQNVTPSKQKSVLAIFKPGKRGSQSSKSSSPVESSVEPAPPPPPPAPGSSGSENRSRPPSRPGSRLRYYDEPVEGYIHIPLHTPPEEREARTLLQGIQQLASAAQASVDPSPLPSHRVLPSSAVATAPPGTHITASQLAAAAAALRPVAHKKVAQRPDLDAIQSLPSQDEPPMPPSNDQTGTGGANWSLEVQRHSSQDSQETTADSVGSVVSARAANLAQQREQQAEIQRLPSVESTQSACEPKLVHTVATVNAPHPDVETAAAKERRRLLFATRLGSGSQEQLFSTQFSISKTESQSSQLSEQVEQHSSTSEATVGGPVGPDGLQRQGTVIRRIEPSIPPPPPPRGVCSSSEDEPDAKTAGGRESVVMRSKQKPSSGDEAPAADVRHSRYLENFNVRLKLQDNNLPAEAEVPPGQATTAAIPRKPKRQSITESRRETSQSSGGATPTTPIPAATQPPAPSTSKATTSTTPTTTTGAATPPSSVPCHAPLPPASQAMASALVSPPAERRNSQSTDDHEPVESSESERDSDMAGSSSVTTAVPAGDEAAKRHHHHHFPRNVCVIEEHESTGLVSQESFDDELPYIPTTLPEERAQGVPLIPMRERANMELKTCPVDRPRSTTPLNPSHIEEYCTGIPVPQDNVAGYLSSIDPTMLSTGGGSALGGSEAGGTGGAPVRGEKLRISLPRKESAGKERIQSSKSPRRTSNASGKSWFEFAEEGLRANNNLERKDSAKQLLPVVTPPPQAGATLEEPKPKASTQRKLSGHWIDFENIPEKRKPAKRITALPKESLAGAGAGAASGGTAVTTTSSSSACGSGHRPGSGHHHHHHHHHQQQSKQGPDGGGDKLHYNYVKPEDCQCECHEAERDESSTTTAGAGDTSTGTGTGTGTGSESLPSAEHGEDMLPLLDPETSTEGRIYADETHSLLGHSVKGGAGSRNQMGEFSRRDNGSSSRNRKFPDRK